In the genome of Candidatus Ruthia magnifica str. Cm (Calyptogena magnifica), one region contains:
- the queD gene encoding 6-carboxytetrahydropterin synthase QueD, whose product MFVLKIVTDFASAHLLRDYPGDCSRLHGHNWKVEMMVVARKLNSNGITIDFREIKKQTKVVVKLLDHQYLNEIAPFDKLNPTAENIAKYFFYEVGQLINTNDVKVKEVTIWETSRASVTYYQGDL is encoded by the coding sequence ATGTTCGTCCTAAAAATTGTTACCGATTTTGCATCAGCCCATTTACTCAGAGATTATCCAGGTGATTGTTCACGTCTGCATGGTCATAACTGGAAAGTTGAAATGATGGTTGTTGCTAGAAAATTAAATAGCAATGGTATTACTATTGATTTTCGAGAAATTAAAAAACAAACTAAGGTTGTTGTAAAGCTTCTAGATCATCAATATTTGAATGAGATAGCGCCTTTTGATAAACTCAATCCTACCGCAGAAAATATTGCCAAGTATTTTTTTTATGAAGTGGGTCAACTAATTAATACTAATGATGTCAAGGTCAAGGAAGTGACTATTTGGGAAACATCTAGAGCATCTGTGACTTATTACCAAGGAGACTTATGA
- a CDS encoding 3-deoxy-7-phosphoheptulonate synthase — protein MLKKILNKISNIRITKIESITPPIGFIKKYPVKKPQSDFIIHSRKTIADIISGKDKRLLVVVGPCSIHDPKAAIDYAQRLLKIKQKLDQDLFIIMRVYFEKPRTTIGWKGLIYDPNLDNSFDMEKGFDLARSLLLGLSKMGMPSATEYLDLITPQYISDLISWGAIGARTTESQTHRELASGLSCPVGFKNGTNGNIQIAIDAIVSASNSHMFWSISKKGVANRYTTTGNPNCHIILRGAADGPNYSKENIDNAAKQLIKDGLLGRVMVDFSHANSEKNFKNQLLVGNEIVKQVSLGSDKIFGVMIESNIYEGAQAVDELKSLEYGVSITDACLGWQDTENLLKILASSVQARNTYFYTKSLTF, from the coding sequence ATGCTAAAAAAAATCTTAAATAAAATTAGTAACATTCGTATCACGAAGATAGAATCTATTACTCCGCCAATAGGCTTTATTAAAAAATACCCAGTCAAAAAGCCACAGTCTGATTTTATTATCCACTCAAGAAAAACCATTGCTGATATCATCTCCGGTAAGGATAAGCGTTTATTAGTTGTGGTTGGACCTTGTTCAATTCATGATCCAAAAGCTGCTATAGATTACGCGCAACGATTGTTAAAAATAAAGCAAAAATTAGATCAAGATTTATTTATTATTATGCGTGTTTATTTTGAAAAACCACGTACTACAATTGGCTGGAAAGGGCTTATTTATGACCCTAATTTAGATAATAGTTTTGATATGGAAAAAGGCTTTGATTTAGCTCGAAGTTTGTTATTAGGTTTGTCAAAAATGGGCATGCCAAGTGCAACAGAATATCTTGATTTAATTACTCCGCAATACATATCTGATTTGATTTCATGGGGAGCAATTGGTGCACGAACAACCGAAAGCCAAACGCATCGAGAATTGGCATCTGGCCTGTCTTGTCCAGTGGGTTTTAAAAATGGTACAAACGGTAACATCCAAATTGCCATTGATGCGATTGTATCTGCTTCAAATTCACACATGTTTTGGTCGATTAGCAAAAAAGGCGTGGCAAATCGCTATACTACAACTGGCAATCCAAATTGCCATATTATTCTTCGTGGTGCTGCAGATGGACCTAACTATAGTAAAGAAAATATTGATAATGCTGCTAAGCAATTGATAAAAGATGGTTTATTAGGTAGAGTTATGGTTGATTTTTCCCATGCCAATAGTGAAAAAAATTTTAAAAACCAGTTGTTAGTGGGTAATGAAATTGTCAAGCAAGTGAGTTTAGGTTCAGATAAGATTTTTGGAGTGATGATTGAGTCCAATATTTATGAAGGTGCTCAAGCGGTAGATGAATTAAAATCGTTAGAATATGGAGTTAGTATTACCGATGCTTGTCTTGGTTGGCAAGATACAGAAAATCTGCTTAAAATATTAGCATCATCAGTTCAAGCAAGAAATACATATTTTTACACTAAAAGCCTTACTTTTTAA
- the parC gene encoding DNA topoisomerase IV subunit A, with translation MNQISLEQQSVAEFSERAYLDYSMYVILDRALPFIGDGLKPVQRRIVYAMSELGLKSTARFKKSARTVGDVLGKFHPHGDSACYEAMVLMAQPFSYRYPFIDGQGNWGAPDDPKSFAAMRYTESKLSRYSDLLLSEINQGTVNWVDNFDGSLQEPKNLPAQVPNLLLNGTSGIAVGMTTNVPPHNLTEVVSACIALLDKPSMDLDGIMQIIRAPDYPTDADIVSSPADLRQIYETGHGSVKMRAIYQKEKGNIVIEALPFQTSGAKVIIQIAAQIRAKKLPLVDDIRDESDHENPTRIVIIPRSNRVDVDVLMLHLFATTELEKSYRVNMNVIGLNGKPGVLSLIPMLKEWLSYRMKVVINRLTYRLDKILVRLHILKGLLIAFLNIDEVIAIIREHDKPKLVLIDHFKLSDIQVEAILELKLRYLAKLEEIKIQAEQQDLALEKEKLKLLLSSDLRLKILIKKELKAIIKDFGDERRSNIKRNVNTAQAFSEDDLAPAENITVVLSEKGWVRSAKGYSIDPNTLNYKAGDSYLTSVKGKSNKPVIFIDSTGRSYSLLANSLSSARGQGEPLTGKLSPPSEARFVDVIMGKASQNILLASNIGYGFIATIGDLLSSRQAGKAFFSLSKGAQMMRIINVDDLDNQFIALVTNRGRLLIFPISELPILSKGKGSKLIQISTKDVKSRQEFVMNICILLETQHLKVIAGKRHFTIKFQDLSNYISSRARCGKLLPKGYQNVSSIEAIG, from the coding sequence ATGAATCAGATTAGTCTTGAACAACAAAGTGTCGCTGAGTTTAGTGAGCGTGCTTATCTTGATTATTCAATGTATGTTATTCTTGATCGAGCATTGCCCTTTATTGGTGATGGCTTAAAGCCAGTTCAAAGGCGTATTGTTTATGCAATGAGTGAACTTGGCCTGAAATCTACAGCAAGATTTAAAAAATCAGCTCGTACTGTGGGTGATGTACTTGGTAAATTTCATCCGCATGGTGATAGTGCTTGCTATGAGGCAATGGTATTGATGGCACAGCCATTTTCTTATCGTTATCCATTTATTGACGGGCAAGGGAACTGGGGTGCACCAGATGATCCTAAATCATTTGCAGCAATGCGTTATACAGAAAGTAAACTTTCTCGTTATTCAGATTTGTTGCTCAGTGAAATTAATCAAGGAACGGTTAATTGGGTAGATAATTTTGATGGTTCACTTCAAGAGCCTAAAAATCTGCCTGCACAAGTACCTAATTTATTACTAAATGGCACTTCAGGTATTGCTGTGGGTATGACAACTAATGTGCCACCGCATAATTTGACCGAAGTAGTGAGCGCTTGTATTGCGTTATTAGATAAACCATCTATGGATTTAGATGGAATCATGCAGATTATTCGAGCACCTGATTATCCCACCGATGCTGATATTGTGTCCTCACCTGCAGATCTTAGACAAATTTATGAAACAGGTCATGGGTCGGTTAAGATGCGTGCTATTTATCAAAAAGAAAAAGGCAATATTGTGATTGAAGCGTTACCTTTTCAAACTTCTGGTGCCAAGGTAATTATCCAAATTGCAGCGCAAATACGTGCGAAAAAACTACCTTTGGTGGATGATATTCGAGATGAGTCAGATCATGAAAATCCAACACGTATTGTTATTATTCCACGTTCTAATCGAGTTGATGTAGATGTATTAATGCTGCACTTATTTGCCACAACTGAGCTTGAAAAAAGTTACCGTGTTAATATGAATGTGATTGGTTTGAACGGTAAGCCTGGTGTTCTGTCACTTATTCCGATGCTTAAAGAATGGTTAAGCTATAGAATGAAAGTTGTAATTAATCGTTTAACCTATCGCCTTGATAAAATTCTTGTGCGTCTACATATTTTAAAAGGATTGCTTATTGCTTTTTTAAACATTGACGAAGTGATTGCCATTATTCGTGAGCATGATAAGCCAAAATTAGTATTAATCGATCATTTTAAGTTGAGTGATATTCAAGTAGAAGCAATTTTAGAGCTAAAATTGCGTTATCTTGCAAAATTAGAAGAAATTAAAATTCAAGCCGAGCAACAAGACTTAGCATTAGAGAAAGAAAAATTAAAATTGCTACTTTCAAGTGACTTGCGTCTTAAAATTTTGATTAAAAAAGAACTAAAAGCTATTATTAAGGATTTTGGTGATGAGCGTAGATCTAACATTAAAAGAAATGTAAATACTGCTCAAGCTTTTAGTGAAGATGATTTAGCACCTGCTGAAAATATTACCGTCGTGCTTAGTGAAAAAGGTTGGGTACGCAGCGCTAAAGGCTATAGTATTGATCCAAACACACTTAATTATAAAGCAGGCGATAGTTATTTAACTAGTGTGAAAGGCAAAAGTAACAAACCTGTAATTTTTATTGATTCAACAGGTAGGTCATATTCACTACTGGCTAATTCATTGTCCAGTGCGCGAGGACAAGGCGAGCCCTTAACAGGTAAATTAAGCCCGCCTTCAGAGGCGCGATTTGTTGATGTGATAATGGGTAAGGCGAGTCAAAATATCCTATTGGCTTCTAACATAGGGTATGGTTTTATTGCCACTATTGGTGATTTACTATCTTCAAGACAAGCAGGAAAAGCATTCTTTTCGCTATCTAAAGGTGCACAAATGATGAGGATTATTAATGTGGATGATTTAGATAATCAATTTATTGCACTGGTAACAAATCGTGGGCGTTTATTAATATTTCCAATATCTGAATTGCCAATATTATCTAAAGGTAAAGGTAGCAAACTTATTCAAATCTCTACTAAAGATGTTAAGTCTAGACAAGAGTTTGTGATGAATATTTGTATTTTGCTAGAAACTCAACATTTGAAAGTCATTGCAGGTAAGCGTCATTTTACCATCAAGTTCCAAGATTTGAGTAATTACATAAGTTCTAGAGCGCGTTGTGGTAAGCTTTTACCTAAAGGATATCAAAATGTCTCTTCCATTGAGGCAATTGGTTAA
- the rsmH gene encoding 16S rRNA (cytosine(1402)-N(4))-methyltransferase RsmH, whose translation MIFNHHQSVMLNESIGALNIKTDGIYIDATFGRGGHAQGILNKLGEQGKLIAFDQDINAIEYAHKNFTDSRLTLIYSAFSNMLNIITQQGLMSKIDGILMDLGVSSPQLDNAQRGFSFKADGPLDMRMNQTTGMSATQWLNLANEEEIANVIYQFGDEKRSRHIATRIKKYQQKHTLETTLALAGIVSKVVKRQKNKHPATRTFQAIRIFINQELKQLEDVLEQSKDILRKDGRLSIISFHSIEDRIVKHFIQKNSRQKNLPKGLPIIDYKIEKTCLKNLGKYFASKAEISRNKRARSAILRVASKN comes from the coding sequence GTGATATTTAATCATCACCAATCTGTGATGTTAAACGAGTCAATTGGCGCGCTTAATATAAAAACTGATGGCATTTATATTGATGCAACTTTTGGTCGTGGTGGTCATGCTCAAGGTATATTAAATAAGTTAGGTGAACAAGGAAAATTAATTGCCTTTGACCAAGATATTAATGCGATTGAATATGCTCATAAAAATTTTACTGATAGTCGTTTAACTCTTATCTATAGTGCATTTTCCAATATGCTAAACATCATAACCCAACAAGGGCTTATGAGCAAGATTGATGGTATTTTAATGGATCTTGGTGTCTCATCACCTCAGCTGGACAATGCACAACGTGGTTTTAGTTTTAAGGCTGATGGCCCATTAGATATGCGTATGAACCAAACCACAGGTATGAGTGCCACGCAATGGCTAAACTTAGCCAACGAGGAAGAAATTGCCAATGTTATTTATCAATTTGGTGATGAAAAAAGATCACGACATATCGCCACTAGAATCAAAAAATACCAACAAAAGCACACATTAGAAACAACTTTAGCACTTGCTGGCATTGTTAGTAAGGTCGTAAAAAGACAAAAAAATAAACATCCTGCCACACGAACTTTTCAAGCCATACGTATTTTTATCAATCAAGAACTTAAACAGCTTGAAGATGTACTGGAACAATCCAAAGATATTTTAAGAAAAGATGGTAGACTGTCTATTATTAGTTTTCACTCGATTGAAGATCGTATTGTTAAACATTTTATTCAAAAAAATTCACGACAAAAAAACTTGCCAAAAGGCTTGCCTATTATTGACTATAAAATTGAAAAAACTTGCCTGAAAAATTTAGGCAAGTACTTTGCTAGTAAGGCAGAAATTAGTAGAAATAAACGTGCTCGTAGTGCAATTTTACGAGTAGCGAGCAAAAATTAA
- the folE2 gene encoding GTP cyclohydrolase FolE2 — MSAIHLPDTQNSADTRQIIIDKVGIKDITHPITYIDCDGNKIPTIGIFTMTVSLSERVKGTHMSRFIEILNEGPCEFSAHNFDKIIDKVRKRLESDIAHITLNFTFFRRKKAPSSGVESMMDYQVTLYGTLNKDEVQVMMKVVVPVTSLCPCSKSISKYGAHNQRSHITIKAKAAKDKTLHIEDLIDLAERKASCELYAILKRDDEKVVTERAYDNPAFVEDLVRDIAVDLNADDKISYYRLESENFESIHNHSAYALIENQKC, encoded by the coding sequence ATGAGTGCGATTCATTTACCTGATACACAAAATAGTGCCGATACTCGTCAAATTATCATTGATAAAGTAGGTATTAAAGATATTACTCATCCCATTACTTATATTGACTGTGATGGTAATAAAATACCTACAATAGGCATTTTTACCATGACAGTATCCTTATCAGAGCGTGTTAAAGGTACACACATGTCACGCTTTATTGAGATTTTAAACGAAGGTCCTTGTGAATTTAGTGCGCATAATTTTGATAAAATTATTGACAAAGTAAGAAAAAGACTTGAATCAGATATTGCACACATTACGCTTAATTTTACTTTCTTTAGGAGGAAAAAAGCCCCATCTTCAGGCGTTGAATCAATGATGGATTATCAAGTGACCTTATATGGCACGCTAAATAAAGACGAGGTACAAGTAATGATGAAAGTCGTGGTGCCTGTAACCAGTCTATGTCCTTGTTCAAAAAGTATTTCTAAATATGGGGCGCATAATCAACGCTCGCACATTACAATTAAGGCTAAAGCAGCTAAAGATAAAACTTTGCACATTGAAGATTTGATTGATTTGGCTGAACGTAAAGCTTCGTGCGAACTTTATGCTATTCTTAAGCGTGATGATGAAAAAGTAGTGACTGAAAGAGCGTATGATAACCCTGCATTTGTTGAGGACTTAGTACGTGATATTGCAGTCGATTTAAATGCAGATGATAAAATTAGTTATTATCGTCTTGAATCGGAAAATTTTGAATCGATTCATAATCATTCAGCTTATGCACTTATTGAAAATCAAAAATGCTAA
- a CDS encoding cell division protein FtsL: MRLNINKTKLNIALILGVVALSILTIYWHHQMYLLYTQSKHIEARNQQLVALHKQLLIKQSQTTSGSEIKAKALKILKMQAPKRQIELLL; encoded by the coding sequence ATGCGCTTAAATATCAATAAAACCAAGCTTAATATCGCGTTAATACTAGGTGTGGTTGCGTTGAGTATTTTAACCATTTATTGGCATCATCAAATGTATCTTTTATATACTCAGTCAAAACATATAGAAGCACGAAACCAGCAATTAGTTGCTCTACACAAACAATTGTTAATCAAACAATCACAAACAACCAGTGGCAGTGAAATCAAAGCTAAAGCTCTAAAAATATTAAAAATGCAAGCACCTAAAAGACAAATAGAATTGTTACTATGA
- the gyrA gene encoding DNA gyrase subunit A — translation MSEHTENPTHFKPNLPVVTIEDEMRNSYLEYAMSVIVGRALPDVRDGLKPVHRRVLYAMEVLGNDYNKSYKKSARIVGDVIGKYHPHGDTAVYDTIVRMAQPFSMRNILIDGQGNFGSVDGDSAAAMRYTEIRMAKLSHELLRDLEKNTVDFIDNYDGSESEPLVLPTRVPNLLANGSSGIAVGMATNIPPHNLGEVIEACLKTIDNEDITIDELLEIMPGPDFPTAGIINGASGIRQAYETGKGKIYLRSVPHIEGEGEDKQSIVVTELPYQVNKAKLIGKIAKLVKDKRIDGITGLRDESDKDGMRMVIELRRGEVPEVMLNNLYKLTEMQTVFGINMVAIDKGMPKLMTLKNILEAFIAHRRDVVTRRSIFDLNKARNHAHLLEGLAVALHNIDDIIELIKSASNSIDAKEVLVAKTWQGSVIKELIGDRDMVMFKPEDLPTELGLQMDGDYQLSQKQVQAILDLKLHRLTGLEKNKIFDEFNELLERIKYLLDILQTPERLMQVIREELIDIQSNYANARMTQILEHKIDLTLEDLITQERRVVTLSHGGYVKAQSLSDYQAQRRGGKGKVATKVKDEDFVDQLFIANSHDTVLCFSSLGKVYWLKVYELPMASRIARGKPIVNLLPLEKEEIINAILTVSKFDENHFVFMVTSSGTCKKTVLTNFSKPRKGGIIAIELKDNDQLIGVEITSGEHDIMLFSANGKSIRFKESDVRVVGRTAIGVRGIKLANADKVVSLIVVNQDNPILTTTEKGFGKRTRLNEYRSQARGGLGVISIKTSDRNGKVVGAIQITDEDEMMLISNKGTLVRARAVDVSIIGRNTQGVTLINIIKGEKLVSIAKIAEIEDEESEGENSIE, via the coding sequence ATGTCTGAGCATACTGAAAATCCCACTCATTTCAAGCCAAATTTACCGGTAGTTACCATTGAAGATGAGATGCGTAACTCCTATTTGGAATACGCAATGAGTGTTATTGTTGGACGTGCATTGCCTGATGTTCGAGACGGGCTTAAGCCTGTACATCGTCGCGTACTTTACGCCATGGAGGTTCTGGGTAATGATTATAATAAGTCTTATAAAAAATCAGCCCGTATTGTTGGTGATGTGATTGGTAAATATCATCCACATGGTGATACTGCTGTGTATGACACTATTGTACGTATGGCGCAACCATTTTCAATGCGCAATATTTTAATTGATGGCCAAGGTAACTTTGGCTCAGTTGATGGTGATTCAGCTGCTGCCATGCGCTATACAGAAATTCGCATGGCCAAACTTTCGCATGAGTTATTGAGGGATTTAGAAAAAAATACCGTTGACTTTATTGACAATTATGACGGTTCAGAATCAGAACCTTTAGTATTGCCAACGCGTGTACCTAATCTTTTAGCCAATGGCTCATCAGGCATCGCAGTCGGTATGGCGACTAACATTCCACCTCATAATTTGGGTGAAGTGATTGAGGCTTGTTTGAAAACCATTGATAATGAAGATATCACTATTGATGAATTGTTGGAAATCATGCCAGGTCCAGATTTTCCAACAGCAGGTATTATTAATGGTGCAAGTGGTATTCGCCAAGCCTATGAGACTGGTAAAGGTAAAATTTACTTGCGTTCAGTACCCCATATTGAAGGCGAAGGCGAAGACAAGCAAAGTATTGTTGTGACCGAATTGCCTTATCAAGTTAATAAAGCCAAACTAATTGGTAAAATTGCAAAACTTGTTAAAGATAAACGCATTGATGGTATCACTGGGCTTCGTGATGAGTCTGATAAAGATGGTATGCGCATGGTGATTGAGTTACGTCGTGGAGAAGTTCCAGAAGTGATGCTTAATAATTTGTATAAGCTGACTGAAATGCAAACTGTATTCGGTATTAATATGGTGGCGATTGATAAAGGCATGCCAAAGTTAATGACACTAAAAAACATTCTAGAGGCATTTATTGCTCATAGACGTGATGTAGTGACTCGTCGCTCTATTTTTGATTTAAACAAAGCCAGAAATCACGCACATTTATTAGAAGGTTTAGCAGTTGCACTGCATAATATTGATGACATTATTGAACTGATTAAATCTGCTTCAAACTCGATAGACGCAAAAGAAGTATTAGTGGCTAAAACTTGGCAAGGATCAGTGATTAAAGAGCTGATTGGCGATCGTGATATGGTAATGTTTAAGCCAGAAGATTTGCCAACAGAGTTAGGCTTGCAAATGGATGGTGATTATCAATTATCACAAAAACAAGTACAAGCTATCTTAGATTTAAAACTTCATCGCTTAACAGGGCTTGAAAAAAACAAGATTTTTGATGAATTTAATGAGCTATTAGAGCGTATTAAATATCTATTGGATATTTTACAAACACCTGAAAGACTCATGCAAGTTATCCGTGAAGAGTTAATAGACATTCAAAGTAACTACGCTAACGCTCGTATGACACAAATTTTAGAACACAAGATTGATTTAACGCTTGAGGATTTAATTACCCAAGAGAGACGTGTAGTCACCTTATCTCATGGTGGTTATGTGAAAGCACAATCTTTAAGTGATTATCAAGCTCAGCGTCGTGGTGGCAAAGGTAAAGTAGCTACTAAAGTAAAAGATGAAGATTTTGTTGATCAGTTATTTATTGCCAATTCTCACGATACAGTTTTGTGCTTTTCATCCTTAGGAAAAGTGTATTGGCTTAAGGTTTATGAGTTACCAATGGCATCACGCATTGCACGTGGTAAGCCAATTGTTAACTTATTACCATTAGAAAAAGAAGAAATCATTAATGCTATTTTGACAGTTTCAAAGTTTGATGAAAATCATTTTGTTTTTATGGTAACTAGTAGTGGTACGTGTAAAAAAACAGTACTCACTAACTTCTCAAAACCACGCAAAGGTGGCATTATTGCCATAGAATTAAAAGATAACGACCAACTTATTGGCGTAGAAATTACCTCTGGTGAGCATGATATTATGCTATTTTCAGCCAATGGTAAATCCATTCGATTTAAAGAATCAGATGTCCGTGTCGTAGGGCGTACAGCCATTGGCGTACGTGGTATTAAATTAGCAAATGCTGATAAAGTAGTGTCTCTTATTGTTGTCAATCAAGATAATCCAATTCTAACAACAACTGAAAAAGGTTTTGGTAAACGCACGCGTCTTAATGAATATCGCTCTCAAGCACGAGGTGGTTTAGGTGTTATTTCTATTAAAACCTCAGATAGAAACGGAAAAGTTGTTGGTGCTATTCAGATAACTGATGAAGATGAGATGATGTTAATTTCCAACAAAGGTACTTTAGTCCGTGCTAGAGCAGTTGATGTTTCTATCATTGGTCGTAATACTCAAGGCGTAACCTTGATTAATATTATCAAAGGTGAAAAATTAGTCTCTATTGCAAAAATTGCTGAGATAGAAGACGAGGAATCTGAA